From Micromonospora carbonacea:
CGCCCGGGCGGGCCCGGCGAGGCCGAGTGCGCCGGCCAGCAGGTCGACGGTGGTCCGCTGCGGCCGCGCGGACCGGCCCCGCTCCAGGTCGCGGACCGTCCGCACCCCGACCCCCGCGCGGGCGGCCAGGTCGGACTGGGTGAGGCCGGCGGCGTGCCGGTGCGCGCGCAGCAAGGCGGACAGTCCGGTACGACCGTCCGCGCCCGGCGGACGGCCATGATCGGGAGCCATGGGCAGGAAGGGTACGGATCGGGTGTGACTGTCGTCAGCCAACCGTCGCCCTGCCGACGCTGACCGGCACAAATATCCGACAGCGCCCCGCCCGGGAGCTTACCGGCGTGAGAAGGGGACCCTTCTCTACCTCAGGCGTTAATAGGGGGCCCTTCCTTTCACAGGCCGAGGTCGCGGGCGATGATCATGCGCTGGACCTCGCTGGTGCCCTCGCCGATCTCCAGGATCTTCGAGTCGCGCCAGAACCGGGCCACCGGGTATTCGTTCATGAAGCCGTAGCCGCCGTGGATCTGGGTGGCCTCCCGGGCGTTGTCGACGGCGACCGTGCTGGCGTGCAGCTTGGCGATCGCCGCCTGCCGCTTGAACGGCTCGCCGGCCAGCATCCGGGCGGCCGCGTCGTAGTAGGCCAGGCGGGCGGTGTGCGCCTTCAGCTCCATGTCGGCGATCTTGAACTGGATGGCCTGGTAGTTGCCGATCGGCTGGCCGAACGCCTGGCGCTCCTTCGCATACTTGATCGACTCGTCCACGCAGCCCTGGGCGAGGCCGACGGCCAGGGCTGCGATGGCGATGCGGCCCTCGTCGAGGATGCGCAGGAACTGGGCGAAGCCCCGGCCGCGCTCGCCGAGCAGGTTGGCCGCCGGCACCCGGCAGTCGTCGAACGTCAGCTCGTGGGTGTCCGAGGCGGTCCAGCCGACCTTCGAGTAGCCCGGGGCGACCGTGAAGCCGGGGGTGCCGGACGGGACGATGATCGTGGACAGCTCCTTGCTGCCGTCCGGCCGGGTGCCGGTGACGGCGGTGACCGTGACCAGCGCGGTGATGTCGGTGCCCGAGTTGGTGATGAACGCCTTCGAGCCGTTGATCACCCATTCGTCGGTGGACTCGTCGAGGACGGCCCGGGTCCGGGTGCCGCCCGCGTCCGAGCCGGTGCCGGGCTCGGTGAGGCCGAAGCCGGCGAGCGCCTCGCCGCTGAGCAGCCTCGGCAGCCACCGCTCCCGCTGCTCGGCCGTGCCGAAGCGGAAGATCGGCATCGCGCCGAGGGAGACCGCCGCCTCCAGGGTGATCGCCACGCTGGAGTCGACCCGGGCCAGCTCCTCCAGGGCCAGGCAGAGCGCGAAGTAGTCGCCGCCCATGCCGCCGTGCTCCTCGGGGAAGGGCAGACCGAACAGGCCCATCTTGCCCATCTGCCGGATCACCTCGTACGGGAAGGTGTGCTTCTCGTAGTGCTCGGCGATGACCGGGGCGACCACCTCGCGGGCGAAGTCCCGCACGCTGGACCGCAGCGCCTCTTGCTCCTCGGTGAGCCGGAAGTCCATCGGTTCCTCCTGTACGCAGTCCTCCGCCGGGCGCTCGTGACGCCGACGGGGTGGGGTGGTCCTGGGTCGCGGTGGTGGCCGTCGGTGGTGGCCGTCGCTGTGCTGGTGGGCGCGTCGCGGTGGCGGGCCGGGGTCGCGGTGGCGGCGCCGGCCGGGGCGCGGCGGGTCAGACCGGTGTGACGCCGTGCCGGCGGCGGGAGAAGCTCCGGTCCTTGGTGCGGGCGGCGGCGTAGCGGCGGACCAGCTCGGCGCGCAGGTCGTGCGGCTCGACGATCGCGTCGACCACCAGCTCGCTGGCCAGGCGGACGACGTCGATGTCGCGCTCGTACTCGGCGCGCCTGGCGGCGACGAAGGCGGCCCGTTCCGCCTCGTCGGCGATGGCCGCGATCTTGTTGGCGTAGACGGCGTTGACGGCGGCCTCCGCCCCCATCACCGCGATCTTCGCGGTGGGCAGGGCGATGGTCGCGTCGGGCTCGAAGCCGGGGCCGGCCATCGCGTAGAGGCCCGCGCCGTACGCCTTGCGGACCACCACGCAGATCTTCGGCACCGTCGCCTCGGAGATCGCCGTGATCATCTTGGCCCCGTGCCGGATGATGCCCTGCTTCTCCACCGCGCTGCCCACCATGAACCCGGGCACGTCGGACAGGAACAGCAGCGGGACGTTGAACGCGTCGCAGAGCTGCACGAACCGGGTCGCCTTGTCGGCCGAGTCGACGAAGAGCACCCCGCCCTTGAACATCGAGTTGTTGCCGACGACGCCCACGACCTCGCCGTCGAGCCGGCCGAAGCCGATCGTCAGCTCCTTGGCCCAGAGTGCCTGGATCTCGAAGAAGCTGCCGTCGTCGAGCAGGCCCTTGACGTACCGGCGCATGTCGAACGCCTGCCGCTCGCTGGCCGGCACGAGCGCGGCCAGGTCGGCCTTGGCCGGCGCGGGGGTCGCCTCGGCGGCCGGCGGCGGCTGGGTCCAGTTGGCCGGGAGGTAGGACAGGTAGCGGCGGACCACGTCGAGCGCCTCGGCCTCGGTCTTGCAGAGGAAGTGCCCGACGCCGGACTCGGCGCAGTGCACCCGCGCCCCGCCCATCGCCTCCAGGGTGGTCTTCTCGCCGGTCACCATCTCGACCATCCGGTCGGAGCCGAGATACATGCTGGCGTTGCCCTCGACCATCGCCACCACGTCGCAGAAGGCCGGGATGTAGGCCCCGCCGGCCGCGCTCGGGCCGAACAGCGCGCAGACCTGGGGGATGGAGCCGGAGGCGCGGACCTGGTTCCAGAAGATCTTCCCGGCGCCGCGCCGGCCGGGGAACAGGTCGACCTGGTCGGTGATGCGCGCGCCGGCCGAGTCGACCAGGTAGACCATCGGCACGCCGGTCGAGTAGGCGCGCTCGATGATCCGGATGATCTTTTCGACGGTACGCGCGCCCCAGCTGCCCGCCTTGACCGTGGAGTCGTTGGCCATCAGGCAGACCGGCCGGCCGTCGATGGCGGCGGTGCCGGTGACGACGCCGTCGGCGGGCAGGCCGTCGGCCAGGGCGTTCGCGTAGAGGCCGTCCTCGACGAACGAGCCCTCGTCGACCAGGAGCGCCACCCGCTCGCGGGCGAAGAGCTTGCCCTTGGCCGAGTTGGCCGCGTGGTATTTGTCCGCACCGCCGGCCCTCGCGCGCTTGCGTAGCTGCTCCAGTGCCTCACCGTCGAGCGTCACGCCGACTCCCCATCGCCGCCACCGCGCCGGCCGCCGCACGGGCACGCCGGCCACCCTGAACGATCGTTAGGTTATCTCATCCGCCGCCCGATCGGCGACCCCGGGGCGGACCGGACGCCGGCGCGCCACGAATCGACCGATCGTGATCCAAATATTGAAATGCGTAGATGATTATCGTTAGGCTCCCGTCACCCCCTCCCGGATTGGAGTCAGCGATGGCCTCACGAATCAGCCGGACCCTGGTCGCGATGCTCGCCACGGCCGGTGCGACCCTCGGCGTCACCCTCGCCAACCCGTCGCCCGCGTCCGCTGCCATGACCATCTGCTACAACACCAGCCAGGCCCCGAGCTACGCCAGCATCGCCAACCAGGCCGCCACGATCTGGAACAACGCCACGTCGAACCTGACGCTGACCGCGAACTGCGGCACCAACCTCCGGATCTACCAGATCACCGGCGGCGGCTCGTACGCCGTGCGGACCAGCCTCGGCAACGGGCGGGTCTACATCGACACCCAGCAGGCCGCCCAGTACAGCCCGCTGCGGATCATGACCCACGAGATCGGGCACATCCTCGGCCTGCCCGACAACTACAACGGCAACTGCGCGATCCTCATGTCCGGCGGCAGCGCCGGCACGAGCTGCACCAACCCGTACCCGAGCAGCGCCGAGGCGAGCCGGGTGACCAGCCTGTTCGCCGGCACCCGCAGCACCGAGCGGGGCGCGGACAGCGGGCCGACCGTCTTCCAGGACAGCTGGCCGGCCGCGCTCGCCCCGGTGAGCTGACCGAGCGGGAACACCGGAGGGGCCGGCACACCGCCGGCCCCTCCGCCGCGTCGCCCGACCCCCTTCGCCCGGTCAGGCGGGCAGGGGCGTCAGGCCGGCAGGGGCGTCAGCCGGGTGCGCGGGCCCGCCCGCAGGACGCCGGAGGGCAGCTTTTTGCCGAGCAGTTCCTCGGCCAGCTCCGCCACCTCGACGAGGGCCGCCAGGTCGATGCCGGTGTCGATGCCCATGTCGTGCAGCATGTGCACTGCCTCCTCGGTGGCCAGGTTGCCGCTGGCCCCCGGCGCGTACGGGCAGCCGCCGAGGCCGCCGACGCTGGCGTCGAACTCGGTCACCCCCAGCTCCAGTGCCGTCAACAGGTTGGCCAGTGCCGTGCCCCGGGTGTTGTGGAAGTGCAGCAGCACGGGCACGTGCGCGTCGCGGTCGCGTACCGCGCTGATCAGCTCGCGGACCCGGCGCGGCGTGCCCATGCCCGTGGTGTCGCCGAATGCGACCCGGTCCGCGCCGTCGCGGACCACGCGGTCGACGATGGCGGCGACCCGCGCCGGGTCGACGTCCCCCTCGTACGGGCAGCCGAAGCTGGTCGCCACGATCACCTCGGCGGTGGCCCCGGCGCCGTGCAGCAGGTCGATCAGCTCGGCGATGTCGTCGAGCGACTCGGCGGTGGACCGGTTGACGTTGCGCCGGTTGTGCGTGTCGCTGGCCGAGACCACCACCTCGATCTCGGTGAACCCGGCCGCCAGGGCCCGCTGCGCGCCCCGGGTGTTCGGCACCAGCGCCGAGTAGCGCACCCCGTCGACCTTCGCCGCCCGCCGCCACACCTCGTCCGCGTCGGCCATCTGCGGGATCGCCTTTGGGTGCACGAACGACACCGCCTCGATGCGGCGCACGCCGGTGCCGGAGAGCGCGTCGAGCAGCCGCACCTTGGCGTCGGTCGGGATGGGCTCCTCGTTCTGGAGCCCGTCGCGCGGCCCGACCTCCCGGATCGAGACCGCCGCTGGCATCTGGCTCATGGTCACCTCGCTGTGACGTCGGGCCGCCGGGGGTGTCGCACGCGCCGCCGCCCCTCGTGGGGACGGCCGACGGCGCGACGCCCGACGACCAGTGGTCCTTCCAGACAACCAGAACGCCGGACCCCGCCGCCAGGCCGCCCCACCGCCGAAGTTGATCAACGAGGCGAAGCAGGGGTCAGCGCATGCGGGAGACGATGCCCGTGTCGTAGTCGCCGGAGAGGAACTCGTCGTTCTCCAGCAGCTCGGCGAAGAACGGCAGGTTGCACTTGGGGCCGGCCACCTCGAACGCGGCGACCGCCGCGCGGGCCCGCTCGATCGCCTCCGCCCGGTCGCGGCCGTCGACGATCAGCTTGGCCAGCAGGCTGTCGTAGAACGGGGTGACCGTGTTGCCGTCGACGTAGCCGGAGTCGACCCGCACGCCCTCGCCGGCCGGCTCGCGCCACGTCGTGATCACGCCGGGGCCGGGCAGGAAGCGCTTCGGGTCCTCGGCGTTGACCCGCAGCTCGATGGCGTGACCGCGCGGGGCGAGCGCGTCCGGGTCGAACGTCGGCGCGAGGCCGGCGGCGACCCGGAGTTGCTCCTCCACCAGGTCCACGCCGTAGACCAGCTCGGTGACCGGGTGCTCGACCTGGAGCCGGGTGTTCATCTCCAGGAAGAAGAACTCCTGCGTGGCGGGGTCGAAGAGGCACTCCACCGTGCCCGCGTTGCGGTAGCCCACCGCCTCGCCGGCCCGCACGGCGGCGGCCAGGAGGCGCGCGCGCAGCTCCGGCGAGACCGCCGGGGACGGGGACTCCTCGACGAGCTTCTGGTTGCGCCGCTGCACCGAGCACTCCCGCTCGCCGAGCGCCACCACCCGGCCGTCGGCCAGGCCGAGGATCTGCACCTCGACGTGGCGCACCCGGGGGAAGTACCGCTCGATCAGCACCGACCCGTCGCCGAACATCCGCTCGGCGAACGCGCGCACCTTGTCGTACTCGGTGCGCAGCGCCGCCTCGTCGGCGGCCACGCCCATGCCCATGCCGCCGCCGCCCGCCGCGGCCTTGACCATCACCGGGTAGCCGATCTCCGCGGCGGCGGCGACCGCCGCGTCCAGGTCGGCGGCCGGTTCGGTGGTGCCGGGGGCGACCGGCACCCCGGCCGCCGCCATCAGGTTCCGGGCGTTGATCTTGTCGCCCATCGCGGAGATCGCGTCCGCGCCGGGTCCGACCCAGATCAGCCCACTGCTCTCGACGGTACGGGCGAAGTCGGCGTTCTCCGACAGGAAGCCGTAACCGGGGTGGATCGCCTGCGCGCCGGTCGACTTGGCGGCGGCGAGGATGGCCTCGACGTTGCGGTAGCTCTGGGCCGGGTTCGCCGGTCCCACGCAGACGGCCTCGTCGGCCTCGGTCACGAACGGCAGGCCGGCGTCGGCCTCCGAGTGGACAGCGATCGCGCGGATGCCGAGCCGGTTCGCGGTTCGGATGATCCGACGGGCGATCTCGCCGCGGTTGGCCACCAGCAGCGATTCGATCATGTTCTCCTCCAGCGTCCAGGGGTGGGGACGATGCCAGGGAACCATGGGTGACGGGCCGGCCACGAGTCAAGCGCGCGGCGGCGGGGCGGATCCAGCGGCCCGTGTCGGACCGCCGTGGACACAGACACAGCACAGGCCCCCGGCGGGTGCGAGGGCCTGCGGATCGACGGGGTTGCGGGTCGACAGGGTTTCGGGCGAAGGGACTGCGGGCGGAAGCGCTGTGGGCCGAGGGGCCGCCGGTGGAGCGGGTCAGGCGACGCGCTTCGCCAGCGTGAGGAAGCCGCGCCAGGAGGCCGGCGAGAAGGAGAGGGTGCCGCCGTCGCGGTCCTTCGTGTCGCGGACGAGGACGACGCCGGGCAGGTTGTCGGCGACCTCGACGCAGTTGCCGCCGTTGCCGCCGCTGCGGGTGCTCTTGCGCCACTGCGCGCCGGTCATGTCCATGCTGCTGCCGCTTTCCTCAGGAGATCCAGGGACTGCGACCGGGACAGGGCCTCGCCCCGGATGCGCTCCCACCGTCGTTCGAGCGTAGCAAGTTGGGCGGCCTGATCGATGATCTGCGCCTGGGCCTGACTGTCCACGTGGGCCACCCGCGTCCCGCCGGGAAGCTCGGCGATCGTGAAGGGACCGTCGAGCCCCGGATAGGTCGGGGCGTCGCGGGGGACGATGTGCAGTTGGATGGTCGGCCACTCCGCGCAGGTCACCAGGCGGGCGAGCTGGTCGGCCATGATCGCCCGCCCGCCGGCCGGCACCCGGCGGATCACCTGCTCGTCGATGACGACGACGGTCGTGGGCGCCCGGTCGCAGGTGAGGATCCCCTGCCGGGCGATGCGGGCCACCACCAGGTCGTCGACCTCGACCGGCGACAGGGGTTGCCCGTGGAACGTGACGCGGGCGTACGCTTCGGTCTGCAACAGGCCCGGCACCCAGGCCAACTCGAAGGCGCGCAGGGCGACCGCCTCGCGCTCGATGTCGACCCACGGCCGGAACCACACCGGCTCGCGGCGCAGGGCATCCGGCCAGAGGTCTGCCACATCCTTGCCGAGGATCCTCGCGACTTCGCCACGATGCCGGGTCTGCGGAATGCGCCCGGGGTTCGCCCAGCGGGCGACGGTCTTCGGGTGAAGCCCTATGCGACCTGCCAAGCTCTCAGCGGTCTCCGACGCCTCGGCGAGGGCCGTGACGAACGCATGATTCATGCCTGAGTCCCTTCAGGAACCGACGGAACGTCCGAAGGAAATCATCTAACGCTGTGTGATTGCGCCGCAACCCTGGGCAGGCTGTCATCGGGACGGCGTGGGTCGGGAGGGCGGAGAAGCCCCCGCCCGCGTTCGTCGAGGGGGCCGCCCGGCCGGTCCTGCGCACCAGGCGCGGGCGGTCCCCTCTCCACCGGCCACGGACAGGGGAAGCAGATGCCGAACCGAGCAGGACCCAGCGCGCCGGCGACCGCCGGGGCCGGGAGGCGGCGGTGACCGGCCGGTCGATCGCCCCGGGCGACGTGCTGCGCCTGACCCGCGCCGCGAGCCCGCAGTTCGTCGAGCCGATCACCGTGCGGGTCATCCGCGAGGTGCCGGACCGGCACACCTACCACGGCTGGACGTGGATCGAGGCGTACGAGTTGGACGCCCGGGGCGACGCCGTCGCCAAGCGCGAACTGTTCGTGCTGCGCGCGGGGTTGCACCGGCTCGCCGGGGCCCTGCGGCAGGCCCCGCCTGCCCGGGACACGAGCCCGGCCCTGCGGCAGGCCGCGCCCGCCCGGAACACGAGCCCGGCCCGGGTGCGCTGATGCCCCGCCCGGGTCCCCCGGTGCCCCGCGCTGGTGCCGTGCTGCCCCGCCGGCACCTACCGATGCGTCCCGCCTGGCTCTGCCGGGTCTGCGCCGCCCAGTGGCCCTGCCCGCCCGCGCGGCTCGACCTGCCCACCGAGTTCCACGGCCACAGCGTCGCGCTCGCGTTCTACCTGGCCGCCGCGATGCGGGATGCCATGGACGACATGTACCGGCTCGGCGGCCGACCCGACAGGGCCGCGATGCACGCCCGCTTCCTCGGCTGGCTCTCCCCGACGCGCCCCCACCGAACCGAGCGCCACTGACCGCCCGGAGCGATGAGGCCAGGGCCCGGGTCGATATACCCGACATACGGGGCGGCGCAGGCCGAAGGTCGTGCTCGATCCTGGAAAGAGTGGCCTCCGCCGGGGAACGAGACCACTGTTTCCCTGATCGAGCGTGATCTTGTCCCGGTCGAGCCCGGCGCGGAGCGACTTGTCCCGGTCGAGCCCGGCGCGGAGCGACTTGTCCCGGTCGAGCCCGGCGCGGAGCAGGGGCTCAGGCGTCGGCGTCGGCCTCGGCGAGGAGGGCGGCCAGCGTGGCGGCGCGCAGCAGCGCGGCCCGCCGCTGCCGGTCCACCTCGCCGCCGAGGAACGGCGTCGAGTTCATCAGGCCGAACGCGGCGTGCGCCAGCACCCGCGCCTCGCCGTCGGGCAGGCCCGGGTGCAGCGCGGTCAGCACCGTCACCCACTGCTCCACGTAGAGCCGCTGGAGCCGGCGGATGCGGCGGCGCGGCTCGTCCGGCAGCCGGTCCAGCTCGTGCAGGTGCAGGGCGATCACGGCCGGATTGGCCAGCGCGAACTCGACGTGGAAGTCGATCAGCGACTCCAGCACCCCGCGCGGGTCGTCGGAGCGGCCGGTGACCCGTTCCCGCCCGCCGTCGAGCAGCCCCTCGCTGACCGGGATCAGCGCGGCGGCCAGCATCGCCTCCTTGCCGGCGAAGTGGTGGTAGAGGGCCGGGCCGGTGACGCCCGCCGCCGCGCCGATGTCGTCCATCGACACGCCGTGGTAGCCCCGCGCGGCGAAGAGCCCGACCGCGATCTCCAGGATCTCGTCCCGCCGCGACCGTCTCCTGCCAGTGCCCGCCACGCCGCTCGCCGCTCCCCGTGCCCGCTGTTCCACCGTCACCCGGCAAGCGTAGACCCGCCCGGGTGCCTAGGTTACCCGCCGGTCGGCCCCGTCAGTCGTCGTCGCCCAGGCCGTGCTCCGCCCGGACCGCCTCCGCCTCATCCGGGCGGCCCAGCTCGTCGAGCACCCGGGCGAGCAGCCACGCCGCCTGGGACGCCGGCCGGGAGCCCGGGGGCAGGCCGCCGAGCACCTCCCGCAGGCGCGGCTCCGCCTCGCCCGGCCGGCCCGCGCGCATCAGCAGCTCGCCACCGAGCAGCTCCACCCGGGCCGCCTCGCCGAACGCCTCGATCGACCGCAGCCGGGCCGGCACCCCGACCAGCCGGTCCAGCCCGTCGTCCGGCCGGTCGTCGGCGGCCAGCACCCGGGCACCGACCTCCGCCGCGAGCGCCGCCTCGTACGTCACCACCGGCGGCACCTCCGGCCGACCGGTCAGCGCGGCGGCGAGCCCGTCCACCACCCCGACGGCACGCACCGCCGCCGGCACGTCCCCGGACCAGTTCAGGGCGTCCGCCTCCCGGCGGCGGGCGCGCAGCTCGTCGACCGGCGCGCCGGCCAGCCGGTAGGCGGTGGCCGCCTCGGCGAACCGCTGCGCGGCCAGCGCGTCCCGGTCGGCGTCGTAGAGCAGGCCCCCGGCCTCCTCCAGCACCTGCGCCCGGTGCGGCAGGTTGTCGGGGCCGTCGAGGTTGCGGGCGAGCTGGTCCAGCAGGGCCAACGCTGGCTCCAGCTCACCGAGGTCGACGTAGATCCCGGCCAGCAGGTGCCGGCAGCGGTCCGCCTCGGCCTGCGCCCCGAGCCGGTCCAGCCCGAGCACCGCCTCCTCCGCCACCTCGGCCGCCTCCGCCGGCCGCCCCGCCGCCCGGTAGGCGTTCGCCAGCTCCCAGCGCAGGAAGGCGTCCCCGTCGGCGCCCTGCTCCACGCAGAGGGTCACCGCCTCGGCGAAGTCCTCCACCGCCTCGGCCGCCCGGTCCGCGCCCAGCAGGGCCCGCGCCCGGAACACCCGCACCGGCAGCCGGGCCTGCGCCGGGGCCGTCTCCAGCGCCTCGTCGCAGGCGGCCACCCGCTCGGCCGGGTCGTCCGTCGCCCGCGCGTACGCCAGGGTGGCGGCGGTGACCAGCTCACCCACGCCCACCTCGCGGGCGAGCCGGCGGGCCAGCTCGGCCGCCGCCCGGAACTCCGCCGGCCGCTCCAGTTCCTCCAGCACGTGCGCGCGGTGCAGCGCCACCCGGGCGGCCAGCCACGGGTCGACGTCGGCCTCGGCGGCGGCCCGGTCGGCGGCGGCCAGCGCCTCCTCCCAGCGGTGGAGGTGCGCCAGGGCGAGGGCGAGCCGGTCGTGCGCGGCGGCCCGCTCCCGGGCGTCGCCGTGCCCGGCGAGGAAGTCGGCGGCGTCCCGCGCCAGCGCCAGCCCCTCCTCGCCGTCGCCGGTGAGGCAGAGCAGCGCGCCGAGCCGGCCGGCGACCACCTGCTCCCGCACCGGGTCCGGCAGTTCCCGGTACGCGGCCAGCGCCGCCCGGTTCGCCTCCTGCGCCGCCTGCGGGCCGTCGGCGTCGGTCAGCTCGCCGGCCCGCAGCTCCAGCCGCCGCGCCGCCGTCCGGGGCGGCTGCCCGGTCGCCCCGAACCGCTCGTCGTAGGCGGCCAGCGCGGCGGCGAAGCCCGCCCGGTCGTGCGTACGCCAGCGCTCGTCGGCCAGGTCGAGCAGCTCGTCGGCGGTGGCCCCGGCCGGCACGGTGGCCGCCGGGGCCGGCGTCGCCGGCGGCTCGGGCCGGCGGCTCGGGCGGCGGCGGAGGCTGGCCGACAGCGGCAGGTGCTC
This genomic window contains:
- a CDS encoding acyl-CoA carboxylase subunit beta, producing the protein MTLDGEALEQLRKRARAGGADKYHAANSAKGKLFARERVALLVDEGSFVEDGLYANALADGLPADGVVTGTAAIDGRPVCLMANDSTVKAGSWGARTVEKIIRIIERAYSTGVPMVYLVDSAGARITDQVDLFPGRRGAGKIFWNQVRASGSIPQVCALFGPSAAGGAYIPAFCDVVAMVEGNASMYLGSDRMVEMVTGEKTTLEAMGGARVHCAESGVGHFLCKTEAEALDVVRRYLSYLPANWTQPPPAAEATPAPAKADLAALVPASERQAFDMRRYVKGLLDDGSFFEIQALWAKELTIGFGRLDGEVVGVVGNNSMFKGGVLFVDSADKATRFVQLCDAFNVPLLFLSDVPGFMVGSAVEKQGIIRHGAKMITAISEATVPKICVVVRKAYGAGLYAMAGPGFEPDATIALPTAKIAVMGAEAAVNAVYANKIAAIADEAERAAFVAARRAEYERDIDVVRLASELVVDAIVEPHDLRAELVRRYAAARTKDRSFSRRRHGVTPV
- a CDS encoding DUF5753 domain-containing protein, translated to MNHAFVTALAEASETAESLAGRIGLHPKTVARWANPGRIPQTRHRGEVARILGKDVADLWPDALRREPVWFRPWVDIEREAVALRAFELAWVPGLLQTEAYARVTFHGQPLSPVEVDDLVVARIARQGILTCDRAPTTVVVIDEQVIRRVPAGGRAIMADQLARLVTCAEWPTIQLHIVPRDAPTYPGLDGPFTIAELPGGTRVAHVDSQAQAQIIDQAAQLATLERRWERIRGEALSRSQSLDLLRKAAAAWT
- a CDS encoding TetR/AcrR family transcriptional regulator — translated: MTVEQRARGAASGVAGTGRRRSRRDEILEIAVGLFAARGYHGVSMDDIGAAAGVTGPALYHHFAGKEAMLAAALIPVSEGLLDGGRERVTGRSDDPRGVLESLIDFHVEFALANPAVIALHLHELDRLPDEPRRRIRRLQRLYVEQWVTVLTALHPGLPDGEARVLAHAAFGLMNSTPFLGGEVDRQRRAALLRAATLAALLAEADADA
- a CDS encoding acetyl-CoA carboxylase biotin carboxylase subunit; protein product: MIESLLVANRGEIARRIIRTANRLGIRAIAVHSEADAGLPFVTEADEAVCVGPANPAQSYRNVEAILAAAKSTGAQAIHPGYGFLSENADFARTVESSGLIWVGPGADAISAMGDKINARNLMAAAGVPVAPGTTEPAADLDAAVAAAAEIGYPVMVKAAAGGGGMGMGVAADEAALRTEYDKVRAFAERMFGDGSVLIERYFPRVRHVEVQILGLADGRVVALGERECSVQRRNQKLVEESPSPAVSPELRARLLAAAVRAGEAVGYRNAGTVECLFDPATQEFFFLEMNTRLQVEHPVTELVYGVDLVEEQLRVAAGLAPTFDPDALAPRGHAIELRVNAEDPKRFLPGPGVITTWREPAGEGVRVDSGYVDGNTVTPFYDSLLAKLIVDGRDRAEAIERARAAVAAFEVAGPKCNLPFFAELLENDEFLSGDYDTGIVSRMR
- a CDS encoding acyl-CoA dehydrogenase family protein, yielding MDFRLTEEQEALRSSVRDFAREVVAPVIAEHYEKHTFPYEVIRQMGKMGLFGLPFPEEHGGMGGDYFALCLALEELARVDSSVAITLEAAVSLGAMPIFRFGTAEQRERWLPRLLSGEALAGFGLTEPGTGSDAGGTRTRAVLDESTDEWVINGSKAFITNSGTDITALVTVTAVTGTRPDGSKELSTIIVPSGTPGFTVAPGYSKVGWTASDTHELTFDDCRVPAANLLGERGRGFAQFLRILDEGRIAIAALAVGLAQGCVDESIKYAKERQAFGQPIGNYQAIQFKIADMELKAHTARLAYYDAAARMLAGEPFKRQAAIAKLHASTVAVDNAREATQIHGGYGFMNEYPVARFWRDSKILEIGEGTSEVQRMIIARDLGL
- a CDS encoding DUF397 domain-containing protein, producing MTGAQWRKSTRSGGNGGNCVEVADNLPGVVLVRDTKDRDGGTLSFSPASWRGFLTLAKRVA
- a CDS encoding hydroxymethylglutaryl-CoA lyase; protein product: MSQMPAAVSIREVGPRDGLQNEEPIPTDAKVRLLDALSGTGVRRIEAVSFVHPKAIPQMADADEVWRRAAKVDGVRYSALVPNTRGAQRALAAGFTEIEVVVSASDTHNRRNVNRSTAESLDDIAELIDLLHGAGATAEVIVATSFGCPYEGDVDPARVAAIVDRVVRDGADRVAFGDTTGMGTPRRVRELISAVRDRDAHVPVLLHFHNTRGTALANLLTALELGVTEFDASVGGLGGCPYAPGASGNLATEEAVHMLHDMGIDTGIDLAALVEVAELAEELLGKKLPSGVLRAGPRTRLTPLPA
- a CDS encoding snapalysin family zinc-dependent metalloprotease, which encodes MASRISRTLVAMLATAGATLGVTLANPSPASAAMTICYNTSQAPSYASIANQAATIWNNATSNLTLTANCGTNLRIYQITGGGSYAVRTSLGNGRVYIDTQQAAQYSPLRIMTHEIGHILGLPDNYNGNCAILMSGGSAGTSCTNPYPSSAEASRVTSLFAGTRSTERGADSGPTVFQDSWPAALAPVS